In Helianthus annuus cultivar XRQ/B chromosome 9, HanXRQr2.0-SUNRISE, whole genome shotgun sequence, the following are encoded in one genomic region:
- the LOC110874827 gene encoding transcription factor MYB59, producing the protein MGWRVAEEGWRKGPWTPAEDKLLMDYVALHGEGRWSSVAGCSGLRRNGKSCRLRWVNYLRPGLKKGQLSPQEEGIIIELHALWGNKWSTIARYLPGRTDNEIKNYWRTHFKKKGKPLQNADNKKYEAQFSYHQDRNIQETMNTTTSSESEVHDVGMIIEPPQAGPHETTALTGQVATCGQQQQNSCVMAQDVAKWWDNVSEDSLWSGFGWNLDHDHPNQAVMEQSFGPCF; encoded by the exons ATGGGGTGGAGAGTGGCGGAGGAAGGGTGGAGGAAGGGACCTTGGACACCCGCGGAAGATAAGTTGCTTATGGATTATGTTGCATTGCATGGGGAGGGAAGATGGAGCTCGGTAGCCGGTTGCTCAG GATTGAGGAGGAATGGGAAGAGTTGTAGGTTAAGGTGGGTGAATTACTTGCGACCGGGCCTCAAGAAAGGCCAATTGTCACCTCAAGAGGAAGGCATCATTATAGAACTTCATGCTTTATGGGGAAACAA ATGGTCTACGATAGCAAGATACTTACCAGGAAGAACAGATAATGAAATAAAGAACTACTGGAGAACTCatttcaagaagaaaggaaaaccattgcaaaacgcagacaacaaAAAATATGAAGCTCAATTTAGCTACCATCAAGACCGAAACATTCAAGAAACAATGAATACTACCACATCATCTGAATCAGAAGTGCACGATGTAGGAATGATCATCGAACCACCCCAAGCTGGACCACATGAAACCACCGCGCTCACGGGCCAGGTGGCCACATGCGGGCAGCAACAACAAAACTCATGTGTGATGGCCCAAGATGTTGCCAAATGGTGGGACAACGTATCCGAAGATAGCTTATGGAGTGGCTTTGGGTGGAATCTGGACCATGATCATCCAAACCAAGCTGT